Proteins encoded together in one Prochlorococcus marinus str. GP2 window:
- a CDS encoding calcium-binding protein: MGTLIGNDNNNNLIGGDGDDKLFGNGGDDTLNAGNGADYLNGGDGHDAMSGGDGDDIYAVDSTSDTVTENPSQGTDLIYSSVSFTASADVENLTLTDSNNIDATGNISNNILRGNSGENTLTGKDGDDKLFGNGGDDTLDAGNGADYLNGGDGHDAMSGGDGDDIYVVDSTSDTVTENFSQGTDLIQSSVSFTASADVENLTLTGSNNIDATGNISNNILRGNSGENTLTGQDGDDKLFGNGGDDTLDGGNGADYLNGGDGHDAMSGGDGDDIYVVDSTSDTVTENFSQGTDLIRSSVSFTASADVENLNLTGSNNIDATGNVLNNILRGNSGENTLTGQDGDDKLFGNGGDDTLDAGNGADYLNGGDGHDAMSGGDGDDIYVVDSTSDTVTENFSQGTDLIYSSVSFTASADVENLNLTGSNNIDATGNVLNNILRGNSGENTLTGQDGDDKLFGNGGDDTLDGGNGADYLNGGA; this comes from the coding sequence TTGGGCACACTAATTGGCAACGATAATAATAATAACCTTATCGGTGGAGATGGGGATGATAAGCTTTTTGGCAATGGCGGGGACGACACTCTTAATGCAGGAAATGGTGCAGATTATCTCAATGGAGGAGATGGACATGATGCCATGTCAGGTGGAGATGGGGATGATATTTATGCGGTTGACAGTACTAGCGACACCGTTACAGAAAATCCCTCACAAGGTACTGATTTAATTTATTCTTCTGTTAGCTTTACTGCCTCTGCAGATGTAGAAAATCTAACTCTCACCGATTCTAATAATATCGATGCCACTGGTAACATATCAAATAATATCTTAAGAGGTAATAGTGGAGAAAATACATTAACTGGTAAAGATGGGGATGATAAGCTTTTTGGCAATGGAGGGGACGACACTCTTGATGCAGGAAATGGGGCAGATTATCTCAATGGAGGAGATGGACATGATGCCATGTCAGGTGGAGATGGGGATGATATTTATGTGGTTGACAGTACTAGCGATACCGTTACAGAAAATTTCTCACAAGGTACTGACTTAATTCAATCTTCTGTTAGCTTTACTGCCTCTGCCGATGTAGAAAATCTAACTCTCACCGGTTCTAATAATATCGATGCCACTGGTAACATATCAAATAATATCTTAAGAGGTAATAGTGGAGAAAATACATTAACTGGCCAAGATGGGGATGATAAGCTTTTTGGCAATGGCGGGGACGACACTCTTGATGGCGGAAATGGGGCAGATTATCTCAATGGAGGAGATGGACATGATGCCATGTCAGGTGGAGATGGGGATGATATTTATGTGGTTGACAGTACTAGCGATACTGTTACAGAAAATTTCTCACAAGGTACTGATTTAATTCGTTCTTCTGTTAGCTTTACTGCCTCTGCCGATGTAGAAAATCTTAATCTCACCGGCTCTAATAATATCGATGCCACTGGTAATGTCCTAAACAATATCTTAAGAGGTAATAGTGGAGAAAATACATTAACTGGTCAAGATGGGGATGATAAGCTTTTTGGCAATGGAGGGGATGACACTCTTGATGCAGGAAATGGGGCAGATTATCTCAATGGAGGAGATGGACATGATGCCATGTCAGGTGGAGATGGGGATGATATTTATGTGGTTGACAGTACTAGCGATACCGTTACAGAAAATTTCTCACAAGGTACTGATTTAATTTATTCTTCTGTTAGCTTTACTGCCTCTGCCGATGTAGAAAATCTTAATCTCACCGGTTCTAATAATATCGATGCCACTGGTAATGTCCTAAACAATATCTTAAGAGGTAATAGTGGAGAAAATACATTAACTGGTCAAGATGGGGATGATAAGCTTTTTGGCAATGGCGGGGACGATACTCTTGATGGCGGAAATGGGGCAGATTATCTCAATGGCGGAGC
- a CDS encoding HlyD family secretion protein, with amino-acid sequence MEKLKRINSFVKKIQIKLKDKVSKLEINNINLKQSNFFIRTLTWGLLSVSGLTISWLAFAYTEEIVIVKGKLEPIGDVKIINIPSGGVVKDILVSDGEEVSKGQILLVLDDEILKENVNSLKNQLNQVKVELELKKEEKIKLNELYRSKLKFLNNEFELQDEIKNKFKELFDEGALSEIAYLKKISDINSLEGEIVENEINLKRQSLILSQQIKQIESEVSELEAKGLEAEVLLGYKSIKSPVNGMVFDMRPRNIGFVAQSNFSIMKIVPFNKLEADVKIPSSKIGFIKIGMPVDISIDSFPANDFAPLEGIVDSIGSDVLDLNEKNNQEYFFPGSIKLNSQSLILNNGNELPLQVGMSLKANIKLRKVSYLKLLLGSFRDKAESIKSI; translated from the coding sequence TTGGAGAAACTAAAAAGGATTAATTCTTTCGTTAAAAAGATACAGATTAAATTAAAAGATAAAGTTTCTAAACTTGAAATAAATAATATAAATTTGAAACAAAGTAATTTTTTTATAAGAACTTTGACTTGGGGTTTATTATCAGTAAGTGGTTTAACTATTAGTTGGTTGGCATTCGCTTACACAGAAGAAATCGTAATAGTAAAAGGCAAGCTTGAGCCAATTGGAGATGTGAAAATTATCAATATTCCTTCAGGTGGCGTAGTTAAAGATATTTTAGTAAGTGATGGCGAGGAAGTATCTAAAGGTCAAATTTTATTGGTTCTTGATGATGAAATATTAAAAGAAAATGTTAACTCTTTAAAAAATCAACTAAATCAAGTAAAGGTTGAATTGGAATTGAAAAAAGAGGAAAAAATTAAATTAAATGAATTGTATAGAAGTAAATTAAAATTCTTGAATAATGAGTTTGAACTTCAAGATGAAATTAAAAATAAATTCAAAGAATTATTTGATGAAGGAGCGCTTTCGGAAATAGCTTATCTTAAAAAAATAAGCGATATAAATTCCTTAGAAGGTGAGATAGTTGAAAATGAGATTAATTTAAAAAGGCAATCATTAATACTTTCTCAACAAATAAAGCAAATTGAATCTGAAGTATCTGAATTAGAAGCTAAAGGATTAGAAGCTGAAGTCCTATTAGGATATAAATCCATCAAGTCTCCTGTAAATGGTATGGTTTTTGATATGAGACCAAGAAATATCGGCTTTGTTGCTCAATCAAACTTTTCTATTATGAAAATTGTTCCCTTTAACAAATTAGAGGCAGATGTAAAAATACCAAGTAGCAAAATTGGTTTTATTAAAATTGGAATGCCAGTGGATATAAGTATTGATTCTTTTCCTGCTAATGACTTTGCTCCTTTAGAAGGTATTGTTGATTCAATTGGTTCAGATGTGCTTGATTTAAATGAAAAAAATAATCAAGAATATTTTTTCCCTGGAAGTATAAAATTAAATTCTCAATCTTTAATTTTAAACAATGGAAATGAATTGCCTCTGCAAGTTGGAATGTCTCTCAAAGCAAATATAAAGTTAAGAAAAGTTAGCTACTTAAAACTCCTTCTTGGAAGTTTTAGAGATAAAGCTGAGTCAATAAAAAGCATTTAA